In a single window of the Mycobacterium bourgelatii genome:
- a CDS encoding nuclear transport factor 2 family protein produces the protein MTPSDSLLTEMLDEYQLRRLVHAYCRAVDRGDTVQLRSLYHPDAADNHGRFSAGGTDDFFANLDAARPYLRAMQHNITTANFVISGHLAEGEVYSIAMHTFRARGRDVDVLIGGRYLDKYEKRDGTWGFTERMIVTDWARVSDPSVLDFSHPIVEGTPRGAMDANDPSYQFFSLFPGHPVAD, from the coding sequence ATGACGCCATCGGACAGCCTCCTCACGGAAATGCTCGACGAGTACCAGTTGCGCAGGCTGGTCCATGCGTACTGCCGTGCCGTCGACCGCGGTGACACCGTCCAACTGCGCAGCCTGTACCACCCCGACGCGGCAGACAACCACGGCCGCTTCTCCGCGGGTGGCACCGACGATTTCTTCGCCAACCTCGACGCCGCCCGTCCATACCTTCGGGCGATGCAGCACAACATCACCACGGCAAATTTCGTCATCAGTGGACACCTCGCTGAGGGTGAGGTCTACAGCATCGCCATGCACACGTTCCGAGCGCGCGGACGAGACGTCGATGTCCTGATCGGTGGGCGGTACTTGGACAAGTACGAGAAGCGGGATGGCACATGGGGTTTCACCGAGCGGATGATCGTCACCGACTGGGCACGGGTCAGCGACCCGTCGGTCCTGGACTTCTCACATCCAATCGTCGAAGGGACGCCACGAGGCGCTATGGACGCGAATGACCCGTCCTACCAGTTCTTTTCGCTATTTCCCGGGCATCCAGTGGCGGATTAG
- a CDS encoding sensor histidine kinase, producing MTINDRLYRLLRLPLPVVSLRNIVIVAALSVIVLVIALGAWVWIGVTNDQYSQLDRRLDSVSSLGDVRTLLLSAPRSATDQTVPADDSLVRTVRVGNSTVSVPSDIVLPALPIGYATTTINGAPYRVRTFTAGPATVALGAPLAGAERRIDQLHLRVLLICGSVIVGTFIVGSAMWLIMINPFRLLAQQARAINAQSNPGEVKVRGVWEAVEIAEAVEGMLNRIGDEQQRTKAALETARDFASVASHELRTPLTAMRTNLEVLSTLELPAKQRDEVLADVMRTQNRIEATLSALERLAQNQTITTDDFVPVDIVELLDRAAHDAVRIYPDLSVSLLPSPTVLMLGLPAGLRLAVDNAIANAVKHGHATRVQLSANSSRDGVEIAIDDDGTGVPEAERSTVFDRFSRGSTASQSGSGLGLALVAQQAELHGGTASLHASPLGGARLLLQLPGPRPRNEDGYV from the coding sequence ATGACCATCAACGACAGGCTGTATCGGCTGTTGCGCCTGCCCTTGCCGGTGGTATCCCTGCGCAACATCGTGATCGTGGCCGCGCTGTCGGTCATCGTGCTGGTGATCGCGCTGGGCGCGTGGGTCTGGATCGGCGTCACCAATGACCAGTACAGCCAGCTGGACCGCCGGCTGGACTCGGTCAGCAGTCTGGGCGACGTGCGGACGTTGCTGCTCAGCGCGCCCCGCTCGGCGACCGACCAAACCGTTCCCGCCGACGACAGCCTGGTCCGCACCGTGCGGGTGGGTAACTCGACCGTGTCCGTGCCCAGCGACATCGTCCTGCCGGCGCTGCCGATCGGCTATGCGACCACCACGATCAACGGTGCCCCCTATCGAGTGCGCACGTTCACCGCCGGTCCGGCGACCGTCGCGCTCGGCGCTCCGCTGGCCGGAGCCGAACGCCGGATAGACCAGCTGCACCTACGGGTGCTGCTCATCTGCGGCAGCGTCATCGTCGGAACGTTCATCGTGGGCAGCGCCATGTGGTTGATCATGATCAATCCCTTCCGGCTGCTGGCGCAGCAGGCACGCGCGATCAACGCGCAATCCAACCCCGGCGAGGTCAAGGTTCGCGGGGTATGGGAAGCGGTGGAGATCGCCGAGGCGGTGGAGGGGATGTTGAACCGCATCGGGGACGAACAGCAGCGCACGAAAGCCGCACTGGAAACGGCGCGCGATTTCGCCTCCGTGGCCTCCCATGAACTTCGCACGCCACTGACCGCGATGCGCACCAACCTCGAGGTGCTTTCCACGCTCGAACTGCCCGCCAAGCAGCGCGATGAGGTGTTGGCCGACGTGATGCGCACCCAGAACCGCATCGAAGCCACCCTGTCGGCGCTGGAACGGCTGGCGCAGAACCAGACCATCACCACCGACGACTTCGTCCCCGTCGACATCGTCGAGTTGCTGGACCGCGCCGCGCACGACGCCGTGCGGATATACCCCGACCTGTCGGTCTCGCTCCTCCCGTCACCCACGGTGTTGATGCTGGGCCTACCCGCCGGTCTGCGGCTAGCGGTGGACAACGCGATCGCCAACGCGGTCAAGCACGGGCACGCCACGCGAGTGCAACTGTCCGCCAACAGCTCTCGGGACGGAGTAGAGATCGCCATCGATGACGACGGCACCGGCGTTCCCGAAGCTGAACGCAGCACCGTCTTCGACCGGTTCTCCCGCGGTTCCACCGCATCACAGTCCGGCTCCGGCCTCGGACTGGCGCTGGTAGCCCAGCAGGCCGAACTGCACGGCGGCACCGCGTCCCTGCACGCCAGTCCCCTTGGTGGGGCGAGGCTGCTGCTGCAGCTCCCAGGTCCACGGCCGCGCAATGAGGATGGGTACGTCTAA
- a CDS encoding oxygenase MpaB family protein: MTVSVPVPGSVGKAVGAVRRDLGSRLFSMVAGPEGPANRQRIHHAPGDRWFAEDRPIRQVHADASMFVGGLRALLLQSLHPLAMAGVAEHSDYRGDPWGRLQRTSTFLAETTFGCAADAQRAVDNVKRIHTYVHGVAPDGRWYDASDPHLLEWVHIAEVDSFLLAYQLYGAAPLDKAGRDGYVADMAVVATALGVPEPPRTEHELRERIRAYRPELRGTAAARDAARFLLLTPPLPLPARPVYGVLAATAVAMLPRWARLPLLLPYAPPLEATVTRMAGRVLVGSIRWVMTPPEHHSEQELEPGRTA, encoded by the coding sequence ATGACCGTTTCTGTGCCTGTTCCGGGTTCTGTTGGGAAAGCAGTGGGTGCGGTGCGGCGCGACCTGGGCAGCAGGCTGTTCTCGATGGTGGCTGGGCCCGAGGGACCCGCTAACCGTCAGCGCATCCACCACGCACCCGGCGACCGGTGGTTCGCCGAAGACCGTCCCATCCGGCAGGTGCACGCGGACGCGTCGATGTTTGTGGGTGGCCTGCGCGCGCTGCTGCTGCAGTCGCTGCACCCGCTGGCCATGGCCGGAGTCGCCGAGCACTCCGACTATCGCGGCGACCCGTGGGGACGGCTACAGCGCACCAGCACCTTCCTGGCCGAGACCACCTTCGGTTGCGCTGCCGATGCCCAACGGGCCGTGGACAACGTCAAGCGCATTCACACCTACGTGCATGGCGTGGCGCCGGACGGCCGGTGGTACGACGCGTCGGATCCGCATCTGCTGGAGTGGGTTCACATCGCCGAAGTGGACAGCTTCTTGCTCGCCTACCAGTTGTACGGTGCGGCACCCCTCGACAAGGCCGGACGTGACGGCTACGTGGCGGACATGGCCGTGGTGGCTACGGCGCTCGGCGTGCCCGAACCGCCGCGCACGGAGCACGAACTTCGAGAGCGCATTCGCGCCTACCGCCCGGAACTGCGTGGAACCGCGGCCGCCCGGGACGCTGCGCGATTCTTGCTGCTGACTCCCCCGTTGCCGCTGCCGGCCAGGCCCGTTTACGGCGTGCTGGCCGCTACGGCGGTTGCGATGCTGCCCAGATGGGCGCGCCTGCCGCTATTGCTTCCCTACGCTCCCCCGCTGGAGGCGACGGTGACGCGGATGGCCGGCAGGGTGCTCGTGGGCAGTATTCGCTGGGTCATGACCCCGCCCGAGCACCACAGCGAGCAGGAGTTGGAGCCAGGTCGGACCGCGTGA
- a CDS encoding ArsR/SmtB family transcription factor, translating into MAVDLEDRADALFQALADRTRRDIMRRVLTGEHSVSALAMKYEMSFAAVQKHVVVLEKAGLLTKRRSGREQLASGDVEAVRSVAAMLAELEQIWRGRVARIDELIAADSTKEN; encoded by the coding sequence GTGGCGGTGGATCTCGAAGACCGGGCGGACGCTCTGTTCCAGGCGCTTGCCGACCGGACCCGGCGCGACATCATGCGCCGGGTGTTGACCGGCGAACACTCGGTTTCCGCGCTCGCCATGAAATACGAGATGAGCTTCGCGGCGGTGCAAAAGCACGTCGTCGTCCTGGAGAAGGCCGGATTGCTCACCAAGCGACGCAGTGGTCGCGAGCAACTGGCCAGCGGCGACGTGGAGGCAGTGCGTTCGGTGGCAGCAATGTTGGCCGAGTTGGAACAGATTTGGCGCGGTCGCGTCGCGCGCATCGACGAACTCATCGCAGCCGACTCAACAAAGGAGAACTGA
- a CDS encoding SRPBCC family protein codes for MPVTDVQQDLDNLTLTITADFAAPVERIWQIYADPRQLEKVWGPPDCPATFVDHDLRPGGRANYFMTGPNGEKYAGFWRITAVDEPRSFSFEDGFADEDFNPNPDLPVSQNVYTFTEHNGGTRAIFVGTFPSAEALQQVLNMGVIEGATAAINQIDDFVAVAS; via the coding sequence GTGCCCGTGACCGACGTTCAACAGGATCTCGACAACCTGACCCTGACCATCACCGCCGACTTCGCCGCACCGGTGGAGCGGATCTGGCAGATCTACGCCGACCCGCGTCAACTAGAGAAGGTGTGGGGTCCGCCGGACTGCCCGGCGACCTTCGTCGACCATGACCTTAGGCCCGGCGGCCGCGCGAACTACTTCATGACCGGTCCCAACGGCGAGAAGTACGCCGGCTTCTGGCGGATCACCGCCGTCGACGAGCCGAGGAGCTTCTCCTTCGAGGACGGCTTCGCCGATGAGGACTTCAACCCGAACCCGGATCTACCGGTCTCCCAGAACGTCTACACTTTCACCGAGCACAATGGCGGCACCCGCGCGATCTTTGTGGGTACCTTCCCGTCCGCCGAAGCGCTGCAGCAGGTGCTGAACATGGGCGTGATCGAGGGCGCCACCGCGGCGATCAACCAGATCGACGACTTCGTCGCGGTCGCCTCCTAA
- a CDS encoding TauD/TfdA dioxygenase family protein has protein sequence MSSEIRVVKLGENIGARIDGVQLGALDADTAAAVNRALVEHKVVFFRGQHHLDDDSQYAFAESLGVPTTPHPTLKFDGSKVMRLEAIGGSGANQWHTDVTFVDRPPKASILRAVELPSYGGTTTWASTVAAYQQLPQPLKVLAENLWAVHNNAFDYAQVDPAQLAAAQVAPEALLKYASEFHSTHFETHHPVVRVHPESGEKSLLLGSFVKSFLEVNVAESQALFRIFQDRITRLENTIRWNWELGDVAVWDNRSTQHYAVSDFGDQPRRMHRITLAGDIPVNVHGERSRAIQGDASEYSVVDTPKSLVA, from the coding sequence ATGAGCAGCGAAATCCGCGTAGTGAAATTGGGCGAGAACATCGGTGCACGCATCGACGGTGTGCAACTCGGTGCGCTCGACGCCGACACCGCCGCCGCCGTCAATCGGGCGCTAGTAGAGCACAAGGTGGTGTTCTTTCGCGGCCAGCACCATCTGGACGACGACTCGCAGTACGCATTCGCCGAGAGCCTGGGCGTGCCCACGACTCCGCACCCCACCCTGAAGTTCGACGGAAGCAAGGTGATGCGACTCGAGGCGATCGGGGGCAGCGGTGCGAATCAATGGCACACCGACGTCACCTTCGTCGACCGTCCACCCAAAGCGTCCATCCTGCGTGCCGTGGAGTTGCCCAGCTACGGCGGCACCACCACCTGGGCGTCCACCGTGGCTGCGTATCAACAACTGCCGCAGCCGTTGAAGGTGCTAGCGGAGAACCTCTGGGCCGTCCACAACAACGCATTCGACTACGCCCAAGTAGATCCCGCGCAGCTGGCGGCCGCCCAGGTCGCACCAGAAGCGCTGCTGAAGTACGCTTCCGAATTTCACTCCACGCACTTCGAAACACACCACCCCGTGGTGCGGGTGCACCCGGAGTCGGGCGAAAAGTCCTTGCTCCTAGGGTCATTCGTCAAGTCGTTCCTCGAGGTCAACGTCGCCGAGTCCCAGGCGTTGTTCCGCATCTTTCAGGACCGAATCACCCGGCTGGAGAACACGATTCGGTGGAACTGGGAACTCGGCGACGTCGCAGTGTGGGACAACCGCTCCACCCAGCACTATGCGGTCTCGGACTTCGGCGACCAACCCCGCCGGATGCACCGGATCACGCTTGCCGGCGACATCCCGGTGAACGTACACGGTGAGCGCAGCCGGGCGATCCAGGGCGACGCGAGTGAGTACTCGGTGGTAGACACCCCGAAATCGCTTGTGGCGTAA
- a CDS encoding class I SAM-dependent methyltransferase → MARTDNDSWDLASSVGATATAVAASRAIASNGPDALLNDPWADPLVRAVGIDTFIKLIDGEIGDPDDPLLNRRTMKEQITVRTRFFDDFFIKATDAGIRQAVILASGLDTRAYRLPWPVGTVVYEVDQPDVIAFKTRTLADLGAEPAAQRNTVAIDLRDNWPLALHGAGFDPGQPTAWIAEGLLVYLPPEAQDRLFDNIVALSAPGSRIATEHMDLRSVPADWAQKLTERSRRIGSNINLAELFYTGDRNTAGEYLAGHGWQVDVLTTEHAFAANGFALPDDELASFGNGSGYLTAVLA, encoded by the coding sequence ATGGCCCGCACCGACAACGACAGTTGGGACCTCGCGTCCAGCGTGGGAGCCACCGCGACGGCCGTCGCCGCATCGCGAGCGATAGCTTCGAACGGTCCCGACGCATTGTTGAACGATCCCTGGGCTGACCCACTCGTCCGTGCGGTAGGCATCGACACCTTCATCAAGCTGATCGACGGCGAGATCGGCGATCCTGACGATCCGCTGCTGAACCGTCGGACGATGAAGGAGCAGATCACCGTACGCACACGGTTCTTCGACGACTTCTTCATCAAGGCGACCGACGCCGGCATCCGCCAAGCCGTCATCCTGGCCTCCGGGCTCGACACCCGGGCGTACCGATTGCCGTGGCCGGTCGGCACCGTCGTCTACGAGGTCGACCAACCCGACGTCATCGCTTTCAAGACGCGCACGTTGGCCGACCTCGGCGCCGAACCCGCCGCACAACGCAACACCGTGGCAATCGACTTGCGTGACAATTGGCCGCTGGCATTGCACGGTGCAGGATTCGATCCCGGCCAACCGACCGCCTGGATCGCCGAAGGCCTTCTGGTCTACTTGCCGCCCGAGGCGCAGGATCGCTTGTTCGACAACATCGTCGCCTTGTCGGCGCCGGGCAGTCGAATTGCCACCGAACACATGGATCTACGCAGCGTCCCGGCGGACTGGGCGCAGAAGCTCACCGAGCGGTCCCGGCGCATCGGTTCCAACATCAACCTGGCCGAGCTGTTCTACACCGGTGATCGCAACACGGCCGGCGAGTACCTCGCCGGCCACGGCTGGCAGGTCGACGTGCTGACTACCGAACACGCTTTTGCCGCAAACGGATTCGCATTGCCCGACGACGAGCTCGCGTCATTCGGCAACGGCTCTGGTTACCTGACGGCGGTCTTGGCCTGA
- a CDS encoding alpha/beta hydrolase, translating into MARSKTRPIAATNAALRMGVFVLPRLPDRVKRVLAGGKPITIDGNTLDATAQLVLTAQRLTRTGGLGASGDPAVARALMRDSHVAMAPRIAVPTTDFSIPGPAGELRTRHYRPPVKAEAPLLVFFHGGGFVVGDIESHDGLCRMICRDAAIHVLSVEYRLAPEHKAPAAVDDCVAAYRWALGHAADLGASRIAIGGDSAGGTLTVLVALRSRDEGLPQPALQVLWYPAVDLSGQTRSRELFSDGFFISKQEIDWFTDSFLGGTDIATDDPLVSPLQADLAGLPPALVFTGGFDPLRDEGNEYAAALRRAGITVHHRQFDSLPHGFASLAPLGGDSADAIAATISAVGTYLSGRSLADDHPPEPSGLSSRRRSQYDA; encoded by the coding sequence ATGGCCCGATCGAAGACTCGCCCCATTGCGGCCACCAACGCGGCACTGCGCATGGGCGTCTTCGTCCTGCCGCGGCTTCCGGATCGGGTGAAACGAGTCCTTGCCGGCGGCAAGCCGATCACGATCGATGGGAACACCCTCGATGCCACGGCCCAACTCGTACTGACGGCCCAGCGGCTCACGCGTACCGGCGGGCTGGGCGCATCCGGCGATCCAGCCGTCGCCCGTGCCCTGATGCGTGATTCGCATGTGGCCATGGCGCCCCGGATTGCCGTCCCCACGACCGACTTTTCGATTCCTGGCCCGGCCGGTGAATTGCGGACGAGGCACTACCGGCCGCCGGTCAAGGCTGAGGCGCCGCTGCTTGTCTTTTTCCACGGCGGCGGTTTTGTCGTGGGTGACATCGAATCTCACGACGGGCTGTGCCGAATGATCTGCCGTGACGCCGCCATCCACGTGTTGTCGGTGGAATACCGGCTGGCGCCCGAGCACAAGGCCCCGGCCGCGGTCGACGACTGCGTCGCCGCCTATCGGTGGGCGCTCGGCCACGCCGCCGATTTGGGCGCGTCGCGGATCGCGATCGGCGGCGACAGTGCGGGCGGAACCCTGACGGTCCTCGTCGCACTGCGCAGCCGTGACGAAGGGTTGCCGCAACCCGCGCTGCAGGTGCTGTGGTATCCGGCCGTCGATCTCTCCGGTCAGACCCGATCACGCGAACTGTTCTCCGACGGATTCTTCATCTCCAAGCAGGAAATCGACTGGTTCACCGACTCGTTCCTTGGCGGGACCGACATAGCAACCGACGACCCGCTGGTATCGCCGTTGCAAGCCGACCTGGCCGGCCTACCGCCCGCGTTGGTGTTCACCGGCGGGTTCGACCCGCTTCGGGACGAAGGAAACGAATATGCCGCCGCGTTGCGTCGGGCGGGCATAACCGTGCACCACCGGCAGTTCGATTCGCTTCCGCACGGTTTTGCCAGCCTCGCCCCGTTGGGCGGCGACAGCGCCGACGCGATCGCGGCGACGATTTCGGCTGTCGGCACTTACCTCTCGGGCCGCTCCTTGGCTGACGACCATCCCCCAGAACCGAGTGGGCTAAGCTCGCGCCGACGCTCCCAATACGACGCTTAG
- a CDS encoding acyl-CoA dehydrogenase family protein, with product MDLQWTQEELDFQTEVREFLEQKLTPELRRAGRLMTSVYADHEASMAWQAILHERGWAAPAWPVEYGGCDWTLTQHYIFTRESTLAGAPSLSPMGIRMVAHAIIRYGTDAQKDFFLPRILTGEVFFCQGYSEPEAGSDLANLSMSAVSDGDHLVCTGSKIWTTHAAEANWIFALVRTSRTQKKQQGITFVLIDMTSPGITIRPLVMTSGEQVQNQIFFDEVRVPKANVLGEIDDGWTVAKYLLGGGAVAPGLQVAAEEIGEAAKSQPGPNGGKLADDRAFVRKLADARIRAEVLEILEYRVLAAVAQGRNPGAASSMLKILSTELSQALTELALEAAGPWGRAYQPHATAPGGPIADFEPPADGYASGEPWQAVAPLRYFNDRAGSIYAGSNEIQRNILAKAALGL from the coding sequence ATGGATCTGCAATGGACGCAGGAAGAGCTGGACTTCCAGACCGAGGTCCGGGAGTTCCTGGAACAGAAGCTCACCCCCGAACTTCGACGCGCGGGACGGTTGATGACCAGCGTCTACGCCGACCACGAGGCCAGCATGGCCTGGCAGGCGATTCTGCATGAGCGGGGATGGGCGGCGCCGGCCTGGCCCGTCGAATACGGCGGTTGCGACTGGACCCTGACCCAGCACTACATCTTCACCCGTGAGTCGACCTTGGCTGGTGCGCCATCCCTGTCGCCGATGGGGATTCGGATGGTCGCGCACGCGATCATCAGGTACGGAACCGACGCCCAGAAGGACTTCTTCCTGCCGCGGATTCTGACCGGCGAGGTGTTCTTCTGCCAGGGGTACTCCGAACCCGAAGCAGGGTCGGACCTGGCCAACCTGTCCATGTCCGCCGTCTCCGACGGCGACCACTTGGTGTGTACGGGCAGCAAGATCTGGACAACCCATGCCGCTGAAGCGAATTGGATATTCGCGCTGGTGCGCACCTCCCGGACGCAGAAGAAGCAGCAGGGCATCACCTTCGTGCTCATCGACATGACCTCGCCCGGAATCACGATTCGCCCGCTGGTGATGACATCGGGCGAACAGGTTCAAAACCAGATCTTCTTCGACGAGGTACGGGTACCGAAAGCCAACGTGCTCGGTGAAATCGACGACGGCTGGACGGTCGCGAAGTATCTCTTGGGCGGCGGTGCGGTCGCGCCGGGTCTGCAAGTGGCCGCAGAGGAAATCGGCGAAGCGGCAAAGAGCCAACCCGGACCCAACGGGGGAAAGCTCGCCGACGACCGGGCCTTCGTGCGCAAGTTGGCCGATGCACGGATCCGCGCCGAGGTGTTGGAGATCCTTGAGTACCGAGTGCTCGCCGCGGTGGCGCAAGGCCGCAATCCGGGTGCGGCGTCGTCGATGCTCAAGATTCTGAGTACCGAACTCAGCCAGGCGCTCACCGAACTCGCGCTGGAGGCGGCCGGGCCGTGGGGCCGCGCCTACCAGCCGCACGCCACGGCCCCGGGCGGGCCCATCGCCGATTTCGAGCCGCCCGCTGATGGCTACGCCTCGGGGGAGCCGTGGCAGGCCGTGGCGCCGCTGCGCTACTTCAATGACCGGGCCGGCTCAATCTACGCCGGCAGCAACGAAATTCAGCGAAACATTCTCGCCAAGGCAGCATTGGGGCTGTAA
- a CDS encoding acyl-CoA dehydrogenase family protein, producing MDFNLTDEQELLRDGLTKFLAVRYDLEKSRRAAKTGIGWQPDIWRGFAGELGILGATLPEDLGGIGGGPEELMVITEALGHALVVEPYVETVVVAGGLLRRAGGSRATSLLEQIISGSAVVALAAAEPESGDRWQDISTRAGREGDGWVLNGRKIMAVAAPLAEHLLVTARTPDVDGISLFLVDVDAAGIEMHSYRTIDDRRAADIEFNDVRLPADALLGEQGQAWPSLSRARDEGAAAVCSEAVGCMRKVLADTVEYCKQRQQFGQPIGRFQVLQHRMVDMYMELEQSVAAVYLAILKLDADEATRARAVSAGKATVGRAARFIGQQAVQLHGGMGMTEELAIGHYFKRLTAIQYEFGTTDHHIARYAELTKT from the coding sequence ATGGACTTCAATCTGACCGACGAACAAGAACTGCTGCGTGACGGGCTGACGAAATTCCTCGCCGTCCGCTATGACCTCGAGAAAAGCCGCAGGGCGGCCAAGACGGGCATCGGCTGGCAGCCCGACATCTGGCGCGGGTTCGCTGGCGAATTGGGCATCCTGGGCGCCACGCTGCCCGAGGATTTGGGCGGAATCGGTGGCGGCCCAGAAGAACTCATGGTTATCACCGAGGCGCTCGGTCACGCGCTGGTGGTCGAACCTTACGTCGAAACGGTGGTCGTAGCCGGTGGGCTGTTGCGCCGTGCCGGCGGTTCGAGGGCTACATCGCTGCTGGAACAGATCATCTCGGGCAGTGCCGTTGTGGCGTTGGCTGCCGCCGAACCCGAATCCGGTGATCGGTGGCAGGACATCTCCACGCGGGCCGGACGTGAGGGTGACGGTTGGGTGCTGAACGGCCGCAAGATAATGGCAGTGGCGGCGCCACTGGCGGAACACCTGCTGGTCACCGCCCGCACCCCAGACGTCGACGGAATCTCACTCTTTCTTGTTGATGTCGACGCAGCCGGCATCGAGATGCACTCGTATCGCACCATCGACGACCGGCGCGCTGCCGACATCGAGTTCAACGACGTACGGCTTCCGGCCGACGCATTGCTCGGCGAGCAGGGCCAGGCGTGGCCGTCGCTGAGTCGAGCGCGTGACGAAGGCGCTGCGGCGGTCTGCTCCGAAGCGGTCGGGTGCATGCGAAAAGTGTTGGCGGACACCGTCGAATACTGTAAGCAGCGCCAGCAGTTCGGACAGCCCATCGGCCGTTTCCAGGTGCTGCAGCACCGCATGGTCGACATGTACATGGAGCTCGAGCAGTCCGTCGCCGCTGTCTATCTCGCGATCCTGAAGCTCGACGCCGACGAGGCGACCCGCGCCCGCGCGGTGTCGGCCGGTAAGGCGACCGTCGGCCGTGCGGCGCGGTTCATCGGCCAGCAAGCCGTGCAACTGCACGGCGGGATGGGGATGACCGAGGAGTTGGCCATCGGCCACTACTTCAAGCGGCTCACCGCCATCCAGTACGAGTTCGGAACCACCGACCATCACATCGCTCGATACGCCGAGCTGACCAAGACGTAA
- the cax gene encoding calcium/proton exchanger, with translation MSTEVASPVLVRSDRILLILSVALTLGAGFAHYGEWNSVLRFLLAAAAVGVLASVVGHSVDQLGDRFGPGATGVLQSALGNLPELFICIFSLKAGLVDVVRAALVGSILANLLLVLGLAFVAGGLRHGTQQLGSARARSITVLMLLSVTAMSIPSVAHWIHTPASEHEDAFSLIVSVLLLVLFALNLPASLRRDTDEAGPADEADPGNGTTEPEEGAHPRWPIWLAIGMLAVASLLAAFVSEWFVDALQPAMDSMHISQAFAGLVVVAIAGNAVENVVGVQLAASGRSAYAFAVVLNSPIQISLVLAPLLVLISQIAGLTTLTLVFSPMLVAALMLSVVLAAFIYFDGESNWLEGATLVVLYGIIATAFWWG, from the coding sequence ATGTCGACCGAGGTCGCTTCGCCCGTCCTTGTCCGGTCCGATCGGATCTTGCTGATCCTCTCGGTGGCGTTGACGTTGGGTGCGGGGTTCGCTCATTACGGCGAGTGGAACTCGGTGCTGAGGTTCCTTCTCGCAGCCGCGGCGGTCGGTGTACTCGCGTCGGTGGTGGGCCACAGCGTGGATCAACTCGGCGACCGCTTCGGGCCGGGTGCCACCGGCGTTCTGCAGTCGGCCCTCGGTAATCTTCCGGAGCTCTTCATCTGCATATTCAGTCTCAAGGCCGGACTTGTCGACGTGGTTCGCGCTGCGCTGGTCGGGTCGATACTGGCCAACCTCCTGCTCGTGCTTGGGCTTGCCTTCGTGGCCGGCGGCCTACGCCACGGCACCCAGCAACTCGGTTCGGCCCGCGCCCGCTCCATCACCGTGCTGATGCTGTTGTCGGTCACGGCGATGTCGATCCCGTCCGTGGCGCACTGGATCCACACTCCGGCCTCCGAACATGAGGACGCCTTCTCGCTGATTGTGTCGGTGCTGTTGCTCGTCCTGTTCGCCCTGAACCTGCCGGCCTCGCTGCGCCGGGATACCGACGAGGCCGGCCCGGCCGACGAGGCCGATCCCGGCAACGGGACCACCGAGCCCGAAGAGGGCGCACACCCAAGGTGGCCGATCTGGTTGGCCATTGGCATGCTGGCCGTCGCCAGTCTCCTCGCCGCCTTCGTGTCGGAGTGGTTCGTCGATGCGCTTCAACCGGCGATGGACTCAATGCACATCTCCCAGGCCTTTGCAGGTCTGGTCGTGGTCGCGATCGCCGGCAACGCCGTCGAGAACGTGGTCGGTGTCCAACTCGCCGCCAGTGGCAGGTCGGCCTACGCCTTCGCGGTGGTACTCAACTCGCCGATTCAGATCTCACTGGTGCTGGCCCCGCTGCTCGTGCTCATTTCGCAGATCGCCGGCCTGACCACGTTGACGCTGGTCTTCAGTCCGATGCTGGTGGCCGCCCTGATGTTGTCGGTGGTGCTCGCCGCATTCATCTACTTCGACGGTGAGTCGAATTGGCTCGAAGGCGCCACTCTCGTTGTGCTGTACGGGATCATCGCGACGGCGTTCTGGTGGGGCTGA